The DNA segment ATTCTGTCGTGCAATTGGAAAAGAGCGCCGAGCCGGAGGCTGTGCGCACCCGGACATAGATCGCGCCATCTCGGCCGTGGCGTTCCAGATAACGCTCGCGCAATTCATGATCGGGCTTGTAGGTCAGGACGCCGTCCCGGTTCACGATCCCCCTTGATAGGGTCTCGGTCTCCTGCTGCAGCATGAGCACGCTGAGCTTGTCGTCGTCGAACCAATAGTCGGCAAAGACGACGCCGATCTGCAGCACCATCGCGAGAAGCGAGAAGGCGATGATGCGGCGCGCGACGATACCGATCAGCGACGGTCTTCTTCTTTTCATGAACCCGTCCTGAGCAGGTAGCCAATTCCGCGTACGGTCTCGATCTGTACTCCGGTTGCGAGCGGCTGCAGCCGTTTGCGCACCCTGGAAACCGCAAGTTCCAGTGCGTTGGAACTGATCTCCTGCCCGTATTCCGAAAGCGCCGTCTCGAGCCTGCGCTTCGGAACGACGCGGCCGACCTCGCGCATCAGGATCTCCATCAGGGAGCGCTCGCGCGGAGGCAGCGGCACGAGGGCGCCGTCACAGGTAAGGTCGGCCGTCGCCGGATCGTAGCGCAAGGCACCGGCCTCCAATACCGGCTGTATTGCATGCGGGTTGCGCCTCAGCATGGCCCGGCAGCGCGAGAGCAATTCGCGATGATGGAAGGGTTTGACGAGATAATCGTCGGCGCCGGCGTCGAGCCCTATGATGCGTTCATCGACCGAACCTCGGGCGGTTATGATCAACACCGGAAGCCCGGGATGCTCACGCCGGATCCACTTCAGAAGGTCGAGACCGTCACCGTCCGGCAAACCGAGGTCGAGAAGCACGAGATCGTGTTCCTGCGCGGC comes from the Sinorhizobium garamanticum genome and includes:
- a CDS encoding response regulator, which codes for MRLLLVEDSPRLIELVGETMRDAGWRLDAVSTLHDAEAAIAAQEHDLVLLDLGLPDGDGLDLLKWIRREHPGLPVLIITARGSVDERIIGLDAGADDYLVKPFHHRELLSRCRAMLRRNPHAIQPVLEAGALRYDPATADLTCDGALVPLPPRERSLMEILMREVGRVVPKRRLETALSEYGQEISSNALELAVSRVRKRLQPLATGVQIETVRGIGYLLRTGS